A DNA window from Pseudodesulfovibrio thermohalotolerans contains the following coding sequences:
- a CDS encoding HDIG domain-containing metalloprotein, with translation MITRDEAVALLKEHNTEANLIHHALESEAVMRGLARKLGRDEELWGLTGLLHDLDYATTKEVPNRHGLDTVEMLAEKLPDEALAAIRRHAAEMNGAEGPEAEFDYALRCGETVTGMVHAGALVRPTRIDGMKPKSLKKKMKDKAFAASVNRDCIRECEKIGVELGEFLQIAIDSVTAIAPEVGLAAD, from the coding sequence ATGATAACCCGAGACGAAGCCGTCGCCCTGCTCAAGGAACACAACACCGAAGCCAATCTGATCCACCACGCCTTGGAATCCGAGGCCGTCATGCGCGGTCTGGCCCGCAAACTTGGCAGGGACGAGGAGTTGTGGGGACTCACCGGGCTGCTCCACGACCTCGACTACGCCACGACCAAGGAAGTTCCGAACCGTCACGGCCTGGACACCGTCGAAATGCTGGCGGAGAAGCTGCCCGACGAGGCGCTGGCCGCCATCCGCCGCCACGCCGCCGAGATGAACGGAGCCGAGGGACCGGAGGCCGAATTCGACTACGCCCTGCGCTGTGGCGAGACCGTCACCGGCATGGTGCACGCCGGAGCCCTGGTTCGCCCCACCCGAATCGACGGCATGAAGCCAAAAAGCCTCAAGAAAAAGATGAAGGACAAGGCGTTCGCGGCAAGCGTCAACCGGGACTGCATCCGGGAATGCGAAAAGATCGGCGTGGAACTCGGCGAATTCCTGCAAATCGCCATCGACTCCGTGACGGCCATTGCACCCGAGGTGGGACTGGCCGCCGACTAG
- a CDS encoding ABC transporter ATP-binding protein yields MTKPLLDIRELTTCFSSPQGIAKAVDNVSLSFMQGETLAVVGESGCGKTVLALSILGLIPDPPGRVTDGSILYRGKDLLDMPESELRHIRGNAISMIFQEPMTALNPVFRIDDQIAEPLRLHQGFDKRDALEKAVDALKLVGIPNPAKVARSYPHELSGGMRQRVMIAMALACNPDILIADEPTTALDVTIQAQILDLMNDLRARMNGSLMLITHDLGVVARMARRVAVMYSGKIVELSGVDELYAEPLHPYTKGLLASMPSLGETRELNPIPGIVPGIFDLPQGCRFHPRCPEAYKKCSLLLPPLFEPEPGRKVRCWLYED; encoded by the coding sequence ATGACAAAACCATTACTGGACATACGCGAGCTGACCACCTGCTTTTCCTCGCCCCAGGGCATTGCCAAGGCGGTGGATAACGTCAGCCTTTCCTTTATGCAAGGAGAAACCCTGGCCGTCGTCGGCGAGTCAGGCTGCGGCAAGACCGTGCTCGCTCTTTCCATCCTCGGACTCATACCCGATCCGCCGGGCCGCGTCACGGACGGGAGCATCCTGTACCGGGGCAAGGACCTCCTCGACATGCCCGAGAGCGAACTCAGGCACATCCGGGGAAACGCCATCTCCATGATCTTTCAGGAGCCCATGACCGCCCTCAACCCGGTCTTCCGCATCGACGACCAGATCGCCGAGCCGTTGCGGCTGCATCAGGGATTCGACAAACGAGACGCCCTGGAAAAAGCCGTGGACGCGCTCAAGCTGGTGGGTATCCCGAACCCGGCCAAAGTCGCCCGGTCCTATCCGCACGAACTGTCCGGCGGAATGCGCCAGCGGGTCATGATCGCCATGGCCCTGGCCTGCAACCCCGACATTCTCATCGCCGACGAACCAACCACAGCACTGGACGTGACCATCCAGGCGCAGATTCTGGATTTGATGAATGATCTCAGAGCGCGGATGAACGGCTCGCTCATGCTCATCACCCACGACCTCGGCGTGGTGGCCCGCATGGCCCGGCGCGTGGCCGTCATGTACTCGGGTAAAATCGTCGAGCTTTCCGGTGTGGACGAGCTCTACGCCGAACCGCTGCACCCCTACACCAAGGGCCTGCTCGCCTCCATGCCGTCGCTGGGCGAAACCCGCGAGCTCAATCCCATCCCGGGCATTGTACCGGGCATTTTCGACCTGCCCCAAGGATGCCGTTTCCACCCCCGATGTCCCGAGGCGTACAAGAAATGCTCGCTCCTGCTCCCCCCGCTGTTCGAACCCGAGCCCGGCCGCAAGGTCCGCTGCTGGCTTTACGAGGACTAG
- a CDS encoding O-acetylhomoserine aminocarboxypropyltransferase/cysteine synthase family protein: MTDRQYGPQTVALHAGHTPDETGSRAVPIYQTTAYLFRDTKHAADVFSLKEPGYIYTRLNNPTTDVLEKRLAALHGGAGAIATASGMAAIFYAVTTIASAGQNIVTGSNLYGGTQTLFEHTLKRFGIEARFVDSSDPANFEAAIDENTRLVYSEAIGNPRCNVDDLSGIAKVAHAHGVPFILDATVAPPPIFNPFDFGCDIVVYSLTKIVGGHGVAMGGAIVEKGDFDWAAGDRYPELCAPDPTYHGMNLWEVLGGPSGEPCPVFTTKVRIGLLRDTGAALSPHNSFLILQGMETLPLRARQHCENARKVAEFLEGHYAVEWVNYAGLPSHPDYDRAKNTFPLGPGAVFGFGVKGGLEAGRKFIESVELCSHLANILDAKTLVIHPASTTHGQSTPEEQQAAGVPEDLVRISVGIEDADDIIDDLDRALSMSQR, translated from the coding sequence ATGACCGACAGACAATACGGGCCTCAGACCGTGGCCCTTCACGCGGGGCATACCCCGGACGAGACCGGCTCGCGGGCCGTGCCCATATACCAGACCACCGCGTATCTGTTCCGCGACACCAAGCACGCCGCTGACGTGTTCTCTCTCAAGGAACCCGGCTACATCTACACCCGGCTGAACAACCCCACCACAGACGTGCTGGAGAAACGGCTGGCCGCCCTGCACGGCGGGGCCGGAGCCATTGCCACGGCCAGCGGCATGGCCGCTATCTTTTACGCGGTCACGACCATCGCCTCAGCGGGCCAGAACATCGTCACCGGCTCCAATCTGTACGGCGGGACCCAGACCCTGTTCGAGCATACCCTCAAGCGGTTCGGCATTGAGGCGCGTTTCGTGGATTCCTCCGATCCGGCGAATTTCGAAGCGGCCATCGATGAGAATACTCGTCTGGTCTACAGCGAGGCCATCGGCAACCCGCGCTGCAACGTGGACGACCTGTCCGGCATCGCCAAGGTGGCCCATGCCCACGGGGTGCCGTTCATCCTCGACGCCACAGTGGCTCCGCCGCCCATTTTCAATCCTTTCGACTTTGGCTGCGATATCGTGGTCTACTCCCTGACCAAGATCGTGGGCGGCCACGGCGTCGCCATGGGCGGGGCCATCGTGGAGAAGGGCGATTTCGATTGGGCCGCCGGGGATCGGTATCCCGAGCTGTGCGCACCGGACCCGACCTACCATGGCATGAACCTGTGGGAGGTTCTGGGCGGACCGTCCGGCGAACCGTGTCCCGTGTTCACCACCAAGGTGCGCATCGGGCTTTTGCGCGATACGGGCGCGGCCCTGTCCCCGCATAACAGCTTTCTGATTCTGCAGGGCATGGAAACCCTGCCCCTGCGCGCGCGGCAGCATTGCGAGAACGCACGCAAGGTCGCGGAATTCCTGGAAGGGCATTATGCCGTGGAGTGGGTCAATTACGCGGGCCTGCCGAGCCATCCCGACTATGACCGGGCCAAGAACACCTTCCCCCTGGGGCCGGGCGCGGTTTTCGGTTTCGGGGTCAAGGGCGGCTTGGAGGCGGGACGGAAATTTATCGAGTCCGTCGAGCTTTGCTCGCATCTGGCCAATATCCTCGACGCCAAAACCCTGGTTATTCATCCGGCGTCCACCACTCATGGTCAGTCTACTCCCGAGGAGCAACAGGCGGCGGGCGTTCCCGAGGACCTCGTGCGCATCTCCGTAGGCATCGAGGATGCGGACGACATCATCGACGATCTCGATCGCGCGCTGTCCATGTCCCAGCGGTAA
- a CDS encoding MATE family efflux transporter, with protein MPNNDLTAQMSHSPSRTIWKLAWPQLIMTMFHVLIGMTDVWVAGYISREVQASLGIITQSLFFLLVVAMAVANGAVAAISQSIGAGLEKRARRYVGLCLILACLLGAVFLVLGLPLKNLLLNALQVPVSMRPVTQYFLTVFLLLLPPYYILLITNAIFRARKQVLYPLYCMIIVTALNTVLDLGLGLGWFGLPNIGYKGLAWATFGSVTCGAIFNLAILAGQGQLRPACFAPWRWMKRATPYLVKVAWPSGLMQIVWQSGYLVLYAITASLPGGAVNALAGMSIGLRIESLLFMPAMAFNMTASILVGHYLGARQPEEAKRFGFRILAIGLVSISIFALVVWQFINPWVDLLTRDGAVAAQAVSYLKWNLLAIPFTLSSMILAGAFNGAGATLYNMLIMGAATWGLRLPLAYILGHQVMNEAEGIWIAMFCSQIVQSSTLLYFYNFKNWQRFAMIRNRNGHKG; from the coding sequence ATGCCGAATAACGATCTCACAGCACAGATGTCGCACTCCCCCTCCAGAACCATCTGGAAACTGGCGTGGCCCCAGCTCATCATGACCATGTTCCACGTGCTCATCGGCATGACGGACGTATGGGTGGCGGGATACATCTCCCGCGAGGTACAGGCGTCGCTCGGCATTATCACCCAGTCCCTCTTCTTCCTGCTGGTGGTGGCCATGGCCGTTGCCAACGGCGCGGTTGCGGCCATCAGCCAGTCCATAGGGGCCGGGCTGGAGAAACGGGCCAGACGGTACGTGGGATTGTGCCTGATTCTCGCCTGCCTGCTCGGCGCGGTGTTCCTGGTCCTGGGGCTGCCGCTCAAGAATCTCCTCTTGAACGCATTGCAGGTGCCGGTGTCCATGCGGCCGGTGACGCAGTATTTCCTGACCGTGTTCCTGCTCCTGCTCCCGCCCTACTATATTCTGCTCATCACCAACGCCATCTTTCGGGCGCGCAAACAGGTGCTCTACCCCCTGTACTGCATGATAATCGTCACGGCGCTCAACACCGTGCTCGACCTGGGCCTCGGCCTCGGCTGGTTCGGCCTGCCGAACATCGGATACAAGGGGTTGGCCTGGGCCACCTTCGGCTCGGTCACCTGCGGCGCAATCTTCAACCTGGCCATCCTCGCGGGACAGGGCCAGTTGCGGCCCGCCTGCTTCGCGCCCTGGCGCTGGATGAAGCGGGCCACGCCGTACCTGGTCAAGGTCGCCTGGCCGTCCGGGCTCATGCAGATCGTCTGGCAGTCCGGCTACCTGGTGCTTTACGCCATCACCGCGAGCCTGCCCGGCGGCGCGGTCAACGCCCTGGCGGGCATGTCCATCGGCCTGCGCATCGAGTCGCTTTTGTTCATGCCGGCCATGGCCTTCAACATGACCGCATCCATCCTGGTGGGCCATTATCTCGGGGCGCGCCAACCCGAGGAGGCCAAACGGTTCGGCTTCCGCATTCTCGCCATCGGGCTGGTGTCCATTTCCATTTTCGCCCTGGTGGTCTGGCAATTCATCAATCCATGGGTGGACCTGCTCACCCGCGACGGAGCCGTGGCCGCGCAGGCGGTCAGCTACCTTAAATGGAACCTGCTGGCCATTCCCTTCACCCTGTCCAGCATGATACTGGCCGGGGCCTTCAACGGCGCGGGCGCAACCCTGTACAACATGCTCATCATGGGTGCTGCCACCTGGGGTCTCAGGCTGCCGTTGGCATACATCCTGGGTCACCAGGTCATGAACGAGGCCGAAGGCATCTGGATCGCCATGTTCTGCTCGCAGATCGTCCAATCCTCCACCCTGCTCTACTTCTACAATTTCAAGAACTGGCAACGTTTCGCCATGATCCGGAATCGGAACGGCCATAAAGGATAA
- a CDS encoding energy-coupling factor ABC transporter ATP-binding protein produces the protein MSHAIIQLKDIFYAFPGRGDTLKGLTFHLHPGEKLGLFGPNGAGKSTMLHILMGLIAPDKGEVELFGVPMTDDSAFGAVRTRIGFLFQHSDDQLFCPTVLDDVAFGPLNQGLTREEAAERAREALTTVGLEGFEDRVPHRLSGGEKKLVALATVLSMRPEVLVLDEPTTGLSPEAKERLVAILDGLDMARLVVSHDMDFLAATTDRLLAMRNGQIGHGELKPHSHIHVHEEGDIPHQH, from the coding sequence GTGAGCCACGCCATCATACAACTGAAGGACATCTTCTACGCCTTCCCCGGCCGGGGCGACACCCTCAAGGGGCTGACCTTCCATCTGCACCCCGGCGAGAAGCTCGGCCTGTTCGGGCCGAACGGCGCGGGCAAGTCCACCATGCTGCACATTCTCATGGGGCTTATCGCCCCGGACAAGGGCGAGGTGGAGCTATTCGGCGTCCCCATGACCGACGACAGCGCGTTCGGAGCCGTCCGAACGAGAATAGGCTTCCTGTTCCAGCACTCGGACGATCAACTCTTCTGCCCCACGGTCCTCGACGACGTGGCCTTCGGCCCCCTCAACCAGGGCCTCACGCGCGAAGAGGCGGCGGAACGGGCCAGGGAGGCGCTTACAACCGTCGGCCTGGAAGGATTCGAAGACCGCGTCCCGCACAGGCTCTCGGGCGGCGAAAAAAAACTGGTCGCCCTGGCCACAGTCCTGTCCATGCGGCCCGAGGTCCTGGTCCTGGACGAGCCCACGACTGGCCTCTCCCCCGAAGCCAAGGAACGGCTGGTGGCCATCCTCGACGGACTGGACATGGCCCGTCTGGTGGTCTCCCACGACATGGACTTCCTGGCCGCCACCACGGACCGGCTGCTGGCCATGCGCAACGGCCAAATCGGTCACGGCGAACTCAAGCCGCACAGCCACATCCACGTGCATGAGGAAGGGGACATCCCCCATCAGCACTGA
- a CDS encoding ABC transporter ATP-binding protein produces the protein MALLELINVTKHYKVSGGMLGLTTGTVRAVDGVNLSVDRGETLGLVGESGCGKSTLAKCIMGLEPITSGEVVFGNRSINAWDEKKLRSKMQMIFQDPYSSLNPRQKIGSIIREGLDIHDIGTRDERREKVAELLKLVGLRPEHGQRYPHEFSGGQRQRVAVARALALAPTLVVCDEPVSALDVSVQAQVLGLLKDLQKRLNLTYVFISHDLSVVSHICDRVAVMYLGRIMEIGPSEILFNAPRHPYTKALLSAVLRPDPSVRPERIALTGDLPSPMDPPKGCPFHPRCPEAFDKCRKERPELMDQPDGVRTACWLHDSL, from the coding sequence ATGGCTCTGCTCGAACTGATAAACGTGACCAAGCACTACAAGGTCTCCGGCGGAATGCTCGGACTCACTACCGGCACGGTGCGAGCCGTGGACGGCGTGAACCTTAGCGTGGACCGGGGCGAAACCCTCGGGCTGGTGGGGGAATCGGGATGCGGCAAGTCCACCCTCGCCAAATGCATCATGGGGCTTGAACCGATCACCTCCGGCGAAGTCGTCTTCGGAAACCGTTCCATCAACGCCTGGGACGAGAAGAAGCTGCGCTCGAAGATGCAGATGATTTTCCAGGACCCATACTCCTCACTCAATCCGCGCCAGAAAATAGGCTCCATCATCCGTGAGGGGCTCGACATCCACGATATCGGCACCAGGGACGAACGGCGCGAAAAAGTCGCCGAACTCCTGAAATTGGTCGGCCTGCGGCCCGAACACGGCCAGCGCTATCCCCACGAATTTTCCGGAGGCCAACGCCAGCGTGTGGCCGTTGCCCGCGCCCTGGCCCTGGCCCCGACCCTGGTGGTCTGCGACGAGCCGGTGTCCGCTCTGGACGTGTCCGTGCAGGCCCAGGTCCTCGGCCTGCTCAAGGACCTGCAAAAACGGTTGAACCTGACCTACGTATTCATCTCGCACGACCTGTCCGTGGTCAGCCACATCTGCGACAGAGTGGCGGTCATGTACCTCGGGCGGATAATGGAAATCGGTCCGAGCGAAATTCTGTTCAACGCCCCCAGGCACCCGTACACCAAGGCCCTGCTGTCCGCCGTGCTGCGACCCGATCCGTCCGTGCGGCCCGAACGCATCGCCCTCACGGGCGACCTGCCAAGCCCCATGGACCCGCCCAAGGGCTGCCCCTTCCACCCCCGCTGCCCGGAAGCCTTCGACAAATGCAGGAAGGAACGCCCGGAACTCATGGATCAACCCGACGGAGTGCGCACGGCCTGCTGGCTCCACGACAGTCTGTAA
- a CDS encoding alkaline phosphatase family protein encodes MSLFLSSTPRSRLVVLGLDGLPLSLARTLGASLPNVRRLAENACTVRAELPELSPVNWTSFYTGEGPESHGIFGFSHMDPRSYELRVNQATDVTAPTVFDRLGEHGLVSRVVNLPNTYPARPLRGMLVAGFVAPELRGAAYPPFLAGRLADAGYRLEADTNRGRSDLAHLLNELRATLKSRLNALDMLWPDLSWDLFVHVFTETDRLFHFFMDAVLHANHPDHMECIRFLADWDHALGEFLARYDALSSPKRLLVLADHGFTELKTEVCLNTWLMRAGLLSLSGPPHDEWDASKITPESKAFALDPGRIYLHDRNRFSRGKVAPQEREGLLQRIADGLMKLEHEGTPVLRAVHRSRDLYPGATSDQCPDLICETRPGFDLKAKFDRREIFGLHGRTGTHTVDGAIFADSHGARPDRMRDVGRIILQHFDITE; translated from the coding sequence ATGTCTCTTTTCCTGTCCTCCACGCCGCGTTCCCGACTGGTCGTCCTGGGTCTCGACGGCCTGCCCCTGAGCCTTGCCCGAACCCTGGGCGCTTCACTGCCCAACGTGCGTCGGCTGGCGGAGAACGCGTGCACGGTCAGGGCCGAACTGCCCGAGCTATCCCCGGTCAACTGGACGAGCTTCTACACCGGGGAAGGCCCGGAGTCGCACGGAATCTTCGGGTTCTCCCACATGGACCCGAGGAGCTACGAGCTTCGCGTCAATCAGGCCACGGACGTGACCGCGCCCACGGTCTTCGACCGCCTCGGGGAACACGGCCTGGTCTCGCGGGTGGTCAACCTGCCCAATACCTATCCGGCCCGCCCCCTGCGCGGGATGCTCGTTGCCGGGTTCGTGGCCCCGGAACTCCGGGGAGCGGCCTATCCGCCATTCCTCGCGGGCAGACTGGCCGACGCCGGGTACAGGCTCGAAGCGGACACCAACCGAGGCCGCAGCGACCTCGCGCACCTGCTAAACGAATTGCGCGCCACCCTCAAGTCCCGCCTGAACGCCCTGGACATGCTCTGGCCCGACCTGTCGTGGGACCTGTTCGTCCATGTCTTCACCGAAACCGACAGGCTCTTTCACTTTTTCATGGATGCGGTGCTCCACGCCAACCACCCTGACCATATGGAGTGCATACGGTTCCTGGCCGACTGGGATCACGCCCTGGGCGAATTCCTGGCGCGCTACGACGCCCTCTCCAGCCCCAAACGGCTGCTGGTCCTGGCGGACCACGGCTTTACCGAACTGAAAACCGAGGTCTGTCTGAACACCTGGCTCATGCGCGCCGGTCTGCTCTCTTTGTCCGGCCCGCCGCACGACGAATGGGACGCCTCGAAGATCACTCCCGAATCCAAGGCATTCGCCCTGGACCCCGGCCGCATCTATCTCCACGACCGAAACAGGTTCTCGCGCGGAAAGGTTGCCCCGCAGGAACGTGAAGGGCTGCTCCAACGTATCGCCGACGGTCTCATGAAGCTCGAACACGAAGGAACGCCCGTCCTGCGGGCCGTGCATCGAAGCCGTGATCTCTATCCGGGAGCGACCTCCGACCAATGCCCGGACCTGATCTGCGAAACCCGCCCCGGATTCGACCTCAAGGCCAAATTCGACCGCCGGGAAATTTTTGGTTTGCATGGACGCACCGGGACACATACGGTGGACGGAGCCATCTTCGCCGACTCGCACGGGGCACGCCCCGACCGTATGAGGGACGTCGGACGCATCATCCTACAACATTTCGACATCACAGAATAA
- the cbiQ gene encoding cobalt ECF transporter T component CbiQ produces the protein MAALTEPFATGDSFLHRMDPRIRLVAALVLSVPVALLPASRPAWLALAAGLILIKMARLDPLMVLKRLLVVNFFIAFLWFFLPFSVPGEPVFDLGPLHATAQGIDRALLITVKSNAVVISLMALLGTISIQNLGPALQQLGVPDKLCHILLFTHRYVFSIYQEYTTMRQAMRARGFKPRTDRHTYRTFAWLVGMLLVKSWDRAERVQGAMRCRGFRGRFYSLAAFRTRPSDYLFLAACAALSTGLVYMGFIQGGLS, from the coding sequence GTGGCCGCACTGACCGAGCCGTTCGCCACGGGCGACTCCTTTCTGCATCGCATGGATCCGCGCATCCGACTCGTCGCCGCGCTGGTCCTGAGCGTGCCCGTGGCTCTGTTGCCCGCGTCCCGGCCCGCCTGGCTCGCGCTGGCCGCCGGGCTGATCCTGATAAAGATGGCCCGGCTCGACCCGCTGATGGTGCTGAAGAGGCTGCTGGTAGTCAACTTCTTCATCGCGTTCCTGTGGTTCTTCCTGCCCTTCTCCGTGCCCGGCGAGCCGGTCTTCGACCTCGGCCCTCTGCACGCCACGGCCCAGGGCATCGACCGCGCCCTGCTCATCACGGTCAAATCGAACGCCGTAGTCATCAGCCTGATGGCCCTGCTCGGAACAATTTCTATCCAGAACCTGGGTCCGGCCCTGCAACAACTGGGCGTTCCCGACAAGCTGTGCCACATCCTGCTCTTCACCCACCGCTATGTCTTCTCCATATATCAGGAGTACACGACCATGCGGCAGGCCATGCGGGCGCGCGGGTTCAAGCCACGCACCGACCGGCACACCTACCGCACCTTCGCCTGGCTCGTCGGGATGCTCCTGGTCAAGAGCTGGGACCGCGCGGAACGGGTCCAGGGCGCCATGCGCTGCCGGGGCTTTCGGGGGCGCTTCTACAGTCTGGCCGCATTCAGAACCCGGCCCTCGGACTATCTGTTTCTCGCCGCCTGCGCCGCATTGAGCACGGGCCTCGTATATATGGGCTTCATACAAGGGGGACTGTCGTGA
- the trmFO gene encoding methylenetetrahydrofolate--tRNA-(uracil(54)-C(5))-methyltransferase (FADH(2)-oxidizing) TrmFO, with protein sequence MAHVVIVGGGLAGCDCAWQLAGAGVSVTLFEMKPEKRSEAHTEDGLAELVCSNSFRATGPAAAIGLLKDEMEALGSLVMEAAFATRVPAGGALAVDRSLFSEYITEKIEDHELITVVRREIASLDDDALKGCDAVVIAAGPLASPDLTESLMSAVGDARLYFYDAIAPIISRDSVDFDKAFWGSRWKPEDDDYLNCPMSEDEYKAFVAALLEGEKVKPREFEKEVHFEACLPVEAMAERGEMTLAFGPLKPVGFVDPRTGERPFAIVQLRTENADKTAFNLVGFQTKLKYPEQKRIFRMIPGLENAEFLRLGSIHRNTYVNAPEVMDETLQLRNRPGVYLAGQITGVEGYLESAACGLWLGLSLGRRFNGGEVVDPPVETALGALMNHLRTRPDKRFQPSNVNFGLMPGLEGRIKKKFRKEAYGKRAQEAFAVWIESAGLKG encoded by the coding sequence ATGGCACATGTGGTGATCGTGGGCGGCGGCCTGGCCGGGTGCGACTGTGCCTGGCAACTGGCTGGCGCCGGGGTTTCGGTGACCCTTTTCGAGATGAAGCCCGAAAAACGTTCCGAGGCTCACACCGAGGACGGACTGGCCGAGCTGGTCTGCTCCAACTCCTTTCGCGCCACAGGCCCTGCGGCGGCCATAGGCCTGCTCAAGGATGAAATGGAGGCCCTGGGCAGTCTGGTCATGGAGGCGGCCTTTGCCACACGGGTCCCGGCGGGCGGAGCGCTGGCCGTGGACCGGTCCCTGTTCTCCGAATACATTACCGAAAAGATCGAGGACCATGAGCTTATCACCGTGGTTCGCCGGGAAATAGCCTCTTTGGACGACGATGCGCTCAAGGGATGCGACGCGGTGGTCATCGCCGCCGGTCCCCTGGCCAGTCCCGACCTGACCGAAAGCCTCATGTCCGCCGTGGGCGACGCGCGGCTCTATTTCTATGACGCCATCGCGCCCATCATTTCGCGCGACTCCGTGGATTTTGACAAGGCGTTCTGGGGATCGCGCTGGAAGCCCGAGGATGACGACTATCTCAACTGCCCCATGAGCGAGGACGAATACAAGGCGTTCGTAGCTGCGTTGCTGGAGGGCGAGAAGGTAAAACCCCGCGAGTTCGAGAAGGAAGTCCATTTCGAGGCGTGCCTGCCTGTCGAGGCCATGGCCGAGCGCGGCGAGATGACGCTCGCCTTCGGCCCGCTCAAGCCTGTTGGGTTCGTGGACCCCAGGACCGGTGAGCGGCCCTTCGCCATTGTTCAGCTTCGCACCGAGAACGCGGACAAGACCGCCTTCAATCTGGTCGGGTTTCAGACCAAGCTCAAGTACCCGGAGCAAAAGCGCATCTTCCGCATGATTCCCGGCCTGGAAAACGCCGAGTTCCTGCGGCTCGGGTCCATTCACCGCAACACCTACGTCAATGCGCCCGAGGTCATGGACGAAACCCTGCAACTTCGGAATCGGCCCGGCGTCTATCTGGCGGGGCAGATTACCGGGGTGGAGGGATATCTGGAGTCGGCGGCCTGCGGGTTGTGGCTCGGCCTGTCCCTGGGAAGACGGTTCAACGGGGGCGAGGTCGTCGATCCGCCCGTGGAAACCGCGCTCGGTGCGCTCATGAATCATCTGCGGACCCGGCCCGACAAGCGGTTCCAGCCGTCCAACGTCAATTTCGGCCTCATGCCCGGACTTGAAGGCCGGATAAAGAAGAAGTTCCGCAAGGAAGCTTATGGCAAGCGCGCCCAGGAGGCCTTCGCCGTCTGGATTGAGTCGGCCGGTCTGAAGGGCTGA
- a CDS encoding DUF2156 domain-containing protein has product MTLQFEPISLDRQDEYHEALTGCPQLMTSDFSFANVFGWAEHYGLEWAFHDKLCFIRQTKPEPVCWAPVGPWEEYDWANCQAMTEGKRFVRVPEALTRLWSIAYGNKITISESRDHWDYVYSVEELIALKGKAFHKKKNLLNQFKKSYLYTYESMAPECVEEVLEMQDEWFKWYEENNPSEALKAENHAITRVLQHIDQIKGLMGATIRVEGKVIAYTVAEPLCEDSLVIHFEKGDIRYKGVYQAINQMFLENDGAEFTNVNREQDLGDPGLRKAKMSYNPSFFLKKFEAELL; this is encoded by the coding sequence ATGACCCTGCAATTCGAACCCATTTCCCTGGACCGGCAGGACGAATACCATGAAGCCCTGACGGGCTGTCCCCAACTCATGACCAGCGACTTCTCCTTTGCCAACGTCTTCGGCTGGGCGGAACACTACGGACTGGAATGGGCCTTCCACGACAAGCTGTGCTTCATCCGCCAGACCAAGCCCGAACCCGTCTGCTGGGCCCCGGTGGGTCCCTGGGAGGAATACGACTGGGCCAATTGCCAGGCCATGACCGAAGGGAAACGGTTCGTCCGCGTACCCGAAGCCCTGACCAGGCTGTGGTCCATCGCCTACGGCAACAAGATTACCATCTCCGAGAGCCGCGACCATTGGGACTACGTCTACTCGGTTGAAGAGCTCATCGCCCTCAAGGGAAAAGCGTTCCACAAAAAGAAGAACCTGCTCAACCAGTTCAAAAAGAGCTACCTCTACACCTACGAATCCATGGCCCCCGAGTGCGTGGAAGAGGTGCTGGAGATGCAGGACGAATGGTTCAAGTGGTACGAGGAAAACAACCCGTCCGAGGCGCTCAAGGCCGAGAACCACGCCATCACCCGCGTGCTCCAGCACATCGACCAGATCAAGGGGTTGATGGGTGCGACCATCCGCGTGGAGGGAAAAGTCATCGCCTACACCGTGGCCGAGCCGCTGTGCGAAGATTCCCTGGTCATCCACTTCGAAAAGGGGGACATCCGCTATAAGGGCGTGTACCAGGCCATCAACCAGATGTTCCTGGAAAACGATGGTGCGGAGTTCACCAACGTCAACCGCGAACAGGACCTGGGCGACCCGGGCCTGCGCAAGGCGAAGATGTCGTACAATCCGTCATTCTTCCTGAAGAAATTCGAGGCCGAGCTGCTCTAG